The proteins below are encoded in one region of Paenisporosarcina cavernae:
- a CDS encoding manganese catalase family protein: MWAYDKKLQYPVEVRDTNPQLAKFLMEQYGGADGELAAALRYMNQRYTIPDKVIGLLTDIATEEFGHLEMIATMIFKLTKDATPDQLREAGLGEHFASHGHALFYTNAGGVPFSATYLQAKGDPIADLYEDIAAEEKARATYQWLIDLSDDPYINDSLAYLRERENVHSMRFREAVELLKEDQNTKKYF, encoded by the coding sequence ATGTGGGCATATGATAAAAAGCTTCAATATCCAGTAGAAGTTCGCGATACGAATCCGCAGCTTGCAAAATTTTTAATGGAACAATACGGCGGGGCGGACGGTGAACTTGCGGCTGCACTTCGTTACATGAATCAGCGGTATACGATTCCGGACAAAGTCATCGGACTATTAACGGATATCGCCACCGAAGAGTTCGGTCACTTAGAAATGATCGCCACGATGATTTTTAAACTGACAAAAGACGCAACACCAGATCAACTCCGTGAAGCGGGTCTAGGTGAACATTTTGCAAGTCATGGTCATGCATTGTTCTATACGAATGCAGGTGGAGTTCCCTTTTCTGCGACGTATTTACAGGCGAAAGGTGATCCAATCGCTGATCTATACGAGGACATTGCTGCAGAAGAAAAAGCACGTGCGACGTACCAATGGCTCATTGACTTGTCCGATGATCCGTATATTAATGATTCCTTAGCTTACTTACGAGAACGAGAAAACGTGCATTCCATGCGTTTCCGTGAAGCAGTCGAACTCTTAAAAGAAGACCAAAATACGAAAAAGTATTTCTGA
- the uvrA gene encoding excinuclease ABC subunit UvrA: MKNQEIVIQGARAHNLKNVDLTIPRDQLVVMTGLSGSGKSSLAFDTIYAEGQRRYVESLSAYARQFLGQMDKPDVDAIEGLSPAISIDQKTTSRNPRSTVGTVTEIYDYLRLLFARVGKPICPIHGIEITSQTVQQMVDRLMEFPERTKMQILAPIVSGRKGTHVKLLEEIKKQGFVRVRVNGDLIDLDDDIQLEKNKKHNIEVVVDRIVVKSDVEARMADSLESALRLADGRVLVDVMEHEEILFSEHHACPICGFSIGELEPRMFSFNSPFGACPDCDGLGTKLEVDRDLVIPDPNLSIKQGAVAAWEPTSSQYYPKLLEAVCKHYKIDRNKPFEKLKKEEQAIILNGSGDEKIRFRYENDFGQVRDNHIYFEGVLANIERRYKETSSDYIRDQMEKYMAQHDCPSCKGYRLKPETLAVKVATLHIGQVTEFSIEEAKAFFEELSLSEKDFQIARLILREINERLGFLVNVGLDYLTMSRAAGTLSGGEAQRIRLATQIGSRLTGVLYILDEPSIGLHQRDNDRLISTLKNMRDIGNTLIVVEHDEDTMMAADYLIDIGPGAGVHGGEVVAAGKPEEVMKNKKSLTGQYLSGKKFIPLPEERRKPDGRFVSIKGASENNLKNVSVDIPLGIFTAVTGVSGSGKSTLINEILHKSLAQKLNRAKAKPGQHKAVTGVEELEKVIDIDQSPIGRTPRSNPATYTGVFDDIRDVFASTNEAKVRGYKKGRFSFNVKGGRCEACRGDGIIKIEMHFLPDVYVPCEVCHGKRYNRETLEVRYKGKNIADVLKMTVDDAVEFFENIPKIARKLQTIVDVGLGYMELGQPATTLSGGEAQRVKLASELHRRSNGKSFYILDEPTTGLHAHDIARLLVVLQRLVENGDTVLVIEHNLDVIKTSDYMIDLGPEGGDKGGQIVATGTPEEIVKVKKSYTGKYLKPVLERERKRETLLCAKS; encoded by the coding sequence TTGAAAAATCAAGAAATAGTAATACAAGGTGCGCGAGCGCATAATTTAAAAAATGTCGATTTGACCATTCCGCGTGATCAGCTAGTGGTTATGACGGGTTTGTCTGGATCAGGGAAATCCTCGCTAGCTTTTGACACGATTTATGCAGAAGGTCAACGTCGTTATGTGGAGTCTCTCTCTGCTTATGCGAGACAATTCCTCGGCCAAATGGACAAGCCAGATGTGGATGCAATTGAAGGACTTTCACCTGCTATTTCCATTGACCAAAAAACGACGAGTCGTAATCCGCGTTCGACAGTGGGAACAGTCACGGAAATCTATGACTACTTGCGTCTATTGTTTGCGCGTGTCGGAAAACCGATTTGTCCCATTCACGGAATAGAAATAACGTCACAAACGGTGCAACAAATGGTGGACCGTTTAATGGAATTCCCTGAAAGAACGAAAATGCAGATTCTAGCTCCAATTGTGTCAGGTCGAAAAGGAACACATGTCAAATTATTGGAAGAAATTAAAAAGCAAGGATTTGTGCGTGTTCGTGTAAACGGGGATTTGATTGATTTAGATGATGATATTCAATTAGAAAAAAATAAGAAACACAATATTGAAGTGGTTGTCGATCGAATCGTAGTGAAATCAGACGTAGAAGCGCGCATGGCAGATTCACTTGAGTCCGCTCTTCGCTTAGCAGATGGACGCGTTTTAGTAGATGTGATGGAGCACGAAGAAATTTTGTTTAGTGAGCATCATGCTTGTCCAATTTGTGGATTCTCGATTGGTGAACTCGAGCCTCGTATGTTTTCTTTCAACAGTCCGTTCGGTGCTTGTCCTGATTGTGATGGACTTGGAACGAAGTTAGAAGTAGACCGTGACTTAGTTATTCCAGATCCTAACCTCTCCATTAAACAAGGGGCAGTAGCTGCTTGGGAGCCAACTAGTTCACAGTATTATCCCAAATTATTAGAAGCTGTTTGCAAACATTACAAGATTGATCGAAACAAGCCGTTTGAAAAGCTAAAAAAAGAAGAGCAAGCGATTATTTTGAATGGCTCTGGGGATGAAAAAATTCGTTTCCGATATGAAAATGATTTTGGACAAGTGCGAGACAATCACATTTATTTTGAAGGTGTTCTAGCAAATATTGAACGTCGCTATAAAGAGACATCGTCGGATTATATTCGCGATCAAATGGAAAAGTACATGGCTCAGCATGATTGTCCGAGCTGTAAGGGTTACCGTTTGAAGCCAGAGACACTTGCCGTGAAAGTGGCAACACTTCACATTGGACAAGTAACGGAATTCTCGATAGAAGAAGCAAAAGCATTTTTCGAGGAATTGTCCTTATCAGAAAAGGATTTCCAAATTGCTCGTTTAATTTTACGGGAAATAAATGAGCGACTTGGCTTTTTAGTCAATGTCGGACTCGATTATTTAACGATGAGTCGTGCAGCAGGGACGTTATCTGGTGGAGAAGCGCAACGTATTCGATTGGCCACTCAAATTGGCTCGCGCTTAACTGGCGTGTTGTACATTTTAGATGAGCCTTCGATTGGGCTTCATCAACGCGATAATGACCGTCTGATATCCACGTTGAAAAATATGCGGGATATTGGGAACACATTAATTGTCGTGGAACATGATGAAGATACGATGATGGCGGCCGATTATTTAATCGATATTGGTCCAGGTGCTGGAGTTCACGGCGGTGAAGTAGTAGCAGCTGGGAAGCCAGAAGAAGTCATGAAAAATAAGAAGTCGTTAACTGGACAATATTTAAGTGGAAAGAAATTTATCCCTCTTCCGGAAGAACGCCGAAAGCCCGACGGACGCTTCGTTTCCATTAAAGGGGCATCTGAAAATAATTTAAAAAACGTCTCTGTTGATATTCCATTAGGGATATTTACTGCTGTTACAGGTGTGTCAGGCTCAGGAAAAAGTACATTAATCAATGAGATTTTACATAAATCTCTTGCGCAGAAATTGAATCGTGCGAAAGCGAAGCCAGGACAGCATAAAGCTGTAACTGGAGTCGAAGAATTGGAAAAAGTAATCGATATCGATCAGTCTCCAATTGGGCGGACGCCACGTTCTAATCCAGCGACGTACACGGGAGTGTTTGATGATATTCGTGATGTGTTTGCGTCCACGAATGAAGCGAAAGTGCGCGGTTATAAAAAAGGCCGCTTTAGCTTTAACGTCAAAGGTGGCCGTTGTGAAGCTTGTCGCGGAGACGGAATTATTAAAATTGAGATGCACTTTTTACCGGATGTATACGTACCGTGTGAAGTGTGTCATGGAAAACGATACAACCGTGAAACATTAGAAGTACGATATAAAGGGAAAAATATTGCGGATGTACTGAAAATGACAGTAGATGATGCAGTCGAATTTTTTGAAAACATCCCAAAAATTGCTCGAAAACTTCAAACGATTGTGGATGTAGGGCTAGGGTACATGGAACTTGGACAACCGGCAACGACTCTTTCTGGTGGGGAAGCGCAACGAGTAAAACTTGCATCCGAATTACATCGCCGCTCGAACGGAAAATCGTTTTATATTTTAGATGAACCAACGACCGGACTTCATGCACATGATATAGCCCGTTTACTCGTCGTGTTGCAACGTTTAGTGGAAAATGGCGATACGGTGCTTGTGATTGAACACAATTTAGATGTGATTAAAACGTCTGATTATATGATTGACTTAGGTCCTGAAGGCGGAGACAAAGGTGGACAAATTGTCGCGACAGGGACACCAGAGGAAATCGTAAAAGTGAAGAAGTCGTATACTGGGAAATATTTAAAGCCAGTATTAGAACGTGAACGAAAACGTGAAACTTTATTGTGTGCTAAATCGTAA
- a CDS encoding thermonuclease family protein — MKKAMIILVAVFLSACQEQADVTKTSGTTDHIPVEVQRVVDGDTIDVVYNGKEESVRYLLIDTPELRDKEFGKQTFSEEATLRNEELLTSGEVSLEFDVGDRMDDYGRLLAYVYVDDVFIQEKLVGEGLARVAYVFPPNTRYLNALEKAEKHAKEQRLGIWKIDGYSTNRGFDSSIESNSTNDCLIKGNINRDGEKIYHIPSAEHYAETNPEEWFCTEVEAKKAGFRAAVQ, encoded by the coding sequence GTGAAAAAGGCGATGATTATTCTTGTAGCAGTCTTTTTAAGCGCGTGCCAAGAACAAGCAGACGTCACAAAAACGTCAGGCACTACCGATCATATTCCCGTCGAAGTGCAACGAGTAGTAGACGGAGATACCATTGATGTGGTCTATAACGGCAAAGAAGAAAGTGTTCGCTATTTGCTGATCGATACTCCAGAGCTGCGGGACAAAGAGTTTGGAAAACAAACCTTCAGCGAAGAAGCCACTTTGCGAAATGAAGAACTCTTAACTTCCGGAGAAGTATCTCTAGAATTTGATGTGGGGGATCGAATGGACGATTATGGAAGACTACTTGCCTATGTCTATGTGGATGATGTCTTCATTCAAGAAAAACTAGTAGGAGAAGGATTAGCACGAGTTGCCTACGTCTTTCCTCCGAATACACGGTATTTGAATGCACTAGAAAAAGCGGAGAAACATGCAAAGGAACAACGTCTTGGAATTTGGAAAATCGACGGCTACTCGACAAATCGTGGGTTTGACTCTTCCATCGAATCCAATTCCACAAACGATTGTTTAATAAAAGGGAATATTAATCGGGACGGGGAGAAAATCTATCACATCCCATCAGCTGAACACTACGCAGAAACAAATCCGGAAGAGTGGTTTTGTACAGAAGTAGAAGCGAAAAAAGCTGGATTCCGCGCAGCAGTTCAATGA
- the uvrB gene encoding excinuclease ABC subunit UvrB, whose translation MPQTFDLQAPYKPDGDQPAAIAKLVEGIEEGKKHQTLLGATGTGKTFTVSNVVKEIKKPTLVMAHNKTLAGQLYSEFKEFFPNNAVEYFVSYYDYYQPEAYVPQTDTYIEKDSSINEEIDKLRHSATSSLFERDDVLIVASVSCIYGLGSPEEYKEMVLSIRTGMEMERNQLLRKLVDIQYERNDINFVRGTFRVRGDVVEIFPASRDERCMRVEFFGDEVERIREVDALTGEIIGEREHVAIFPASHFVTREEKMKIAIENIEQELEEQLKLLRSEDKLLEAQRLEQRTRYDLEMMREMGFCSGIENYSRHLTLRPPGSTPYTLLDYFPDDFLLVVDESHVTLPQVRGMYNGDQARKKVLVDHGFRLPSAMDNRPLTFDEFEQHVNQAIFVSATPGPYEMEHTPEMIEQIIRPTGLLDPTIDVRPIEGQIDDLIDEIRQRTERNERVLVTTLTKKMSEDLSDYLKEIGIKVNYLHSEIKTLERIEIIRELRMGTYDVLIGINLLREGLDIPEVSLVTILDADKEGFLRSERSLIQTIGRAARNSNGHVIMYADRMTDSMEKAISETKRRRTIQMEYNEKHGITPKTIQKTIRDVIRATQVAEEIPTYLEKVTKGKKLTKDEKQTLVMSIEKEMKEAAKALDFERAAELRDTLLELKAEG comes from the coding sequence ATGCCTCAGACGTTTGACTTGCAAGCGCCGTACAAACCAGATGGTGATCAACCGGCAGCTATTGCAAAATTAGTAGAAGGTATTGAAGAAGGAAAGAAACATCAAACCTTGCTTGGAGCGACTGGAACAGGGAAGACGTTTACCGTGTCCAATGTCGTGAAGGAAATAAAAAAACCCACCCTTGTCATGGCACACAACAAAACACTTGCCGGACAATTATATAGTGAGTTTAAAGAGTTCTTCCCTAATAATGCGGTTGAGTATTTTGTCAGTTACTACGACTATTACCAACCAGAAGCATATGTGCCGCAAACGGATACGTATATCGAAAAGGATTCTTCTATTAATGAAGAAATTGATAAATTACGTCACTCCGCGACATCTTCACTGTTTGAACGGGATGATGTATTAATTGTCGCATCGGTTTCCTGTATTTACGGGTTAGGTTCTCCAGAAGAGTACAAAGAGATGGTGCTGTCGATTCGGACTGGAATGGAAATGGAACGAAATCAGCTATTACGCAAATTAGTGGATATTCAATATGAACGAAATGATATTAACTTCGTACGCGGAACGTTCCGAGTAAGAGGCGATGTCGTGGAAATTTTCCCAGCCTCTAGAGATGAACGTTGTATGCGTGTGGAGTTTTTTGGCGATGAAGTAGAGCGAATTCGTGAAGTAGACGCGTTAACAGGTGAAATTATTGGCGAACGCGAACATGTCGCTATTTTCCCAGCATCTCACTTCGTTACGCGTGAAGAGAAAATGAAAATCGCGATTGAAAATATTGAACAAGAATTAGAAGAACAATTGAAGTTGCTTCGTTCTGAAGACAAGTTACTAGAAGCACAACGACTTGAGCAGCGAACTCGATATGATTTAGAAATGATGCGGGAGATGGGATTTTGTTCAGGTATCGAGAACTATTCGAGACATTTAACGCTTCGACCACCAGGATCAACTCCTTATACATTGCTTGATTATTTCCCTGATGACTTTTTACTCGTCGTGGATGAAAGTCACGTAACCTTGCCGCAAGTTCGTGGAATGTATAACGGGGACCAAGCGCGAAAGAAAGTACTCGTCGATCATGGTTTCCGATTGCCATCTGCAATGGACAATCGTCCATTAACATTTGACGAATTTGAACAACATGTCAATCAAGCAATTTTCGTTTCGGCAACGCCTGGTCCATATGAAATGGAACATACGCCAGAAATGATTGAACAAATCATTCGACCTACTGGATTACTTGATCCAACGATTGACGTTCGACCAATTGAAGGGCAAATCGATGATTTAATCGATGAAATTCGTCAACGGACGGAACGAAATGAACGCGTATTAGTGACGACATTAACGAAAAAAATGTCAGAAGACCTATCCGATTACTTGAAGGAAATTGGCATTAAAGTAAATTACCTTCATTCAGAAATAAAAACATTAGAGCGAATCGAAATTATTCGAGAGCTTCGGATGGGAACGTATGATGTCTTGATCGGGATTAACTTGTTGCGAGAAGGGCTCGATATTCCAGAAGTTTCGCTAGTCACTATTTTAGATGCAGATAAAGAAGGATTTTTGCGTTCTGAGCGATCACTCATTCAAACAATTGGGCGAGCAGCGCGTAACTCGAACGGTCACGTTATTATGTATGCAGATCGCATGACAGATTCGATGGAAAAAGCGATAAGTGAAACAAAACGTCGTCGAACGATTCAAATGGAATACAACGAAAAACATGGAATTACACCGAAGACAATTCAAAAAACGATTCGCGATGTGATTCGTGCAACGCAAGTAGCGGAAGAAATTCCAACTTACTTAGAGAAAGTAACAAAAGGAAAGAAATTGACAAAAGACGAGAAACAAACGCTCGTAATGTCTATCGAAAAAGAAATGAAGGAAGCAGCGAAAGCACTAGATTTCGAACGTGCAGCTGAGCTTAGAGATACATTACTGGAACTGAAGGCGGAAGGGTGA
- a CDS encoding competence protein ComK: MPIHQSYISEYLVTFSTLALVPHTINGRLYTRVIENHAEFVVHQKPLTIIKKSLAFYGTTLSQSILYSRQIVGNLNKVPIILSHDFGSPLILFPTLSPESEHNIWIAFGAIDHYDQTVKGQCTVHFKRDKKLEVPSSFNTMCRQFFLCHYLTNHYMKMRETLNPPTTNSHMIYLPQRTMHEQ; encoded by the coding sequence TTGCCGATTCATCAGTCCTATATTTCGGAATACTTAGTAACCTTCAGTACACTTGCATTAGTTCCTCATACGATAAACGGACGTTTATACACTCGCGTGATTGAAAATCATGCAGAGTTCGTTGTTCATCAAAAACCATTAACCATCATTAAAAAATCGTTAGCCTTTTACGGCACTACATTATCTCAATCAATTCTCTATTCTCGACAAATAGTTGGAAATTTAAACAAAGTTCCAATAATCTTAAGTCATGACTTCGGCTCTCCATTAATTCTTTTTCCTACTCTGTCACCCGAATCCGAACACAATATTTGGATTGCCTTTGGTGCAATTGACCATTATGATCAGACAGTAAAAGGACAATGTACCGTTCATTTTAAACGTGACAAGAAATTAGAAGTCCCTTCTTCCTTTAACACAATGTGCCGCCAATTTTTCCTGTGCCACTATTTAACAAACCACTACATGAAAATGCGCGAAACACTCAATCCACCTACGACCAATTCTCACATGATTTATTTACCGCAACGTACCATGCACGAACAATAA
- a CDS encoding DNA-3-methyladenine glycosylase family protein, whose product MIHQFELDFVYDFDKAISRLSRDPLIYIRPEEKLVKIPLENSVATLKSIGTFEQPAFELSGNLTEEDIARVKSIFHFDRSLDPIHAHFRNTNLAEVFDQHRGTPIVKEFSLYATLMKSIIHQQLNLAFAHTLTTRFVENYGTQKEGVWLYPTPERTAEIPVEELRALQFSQRKAEYVIDVSKAIASGTIELDTMEQLPDEEIVETLVKLRGIGPWTAGSFLLFGLGRPNLFPVADVGLQNALKKLWKLEQKPTAEEMQAHFPEWEPYLSYASLYLWRTIE is encoded by the coding sequence ATGATTCATCAATTTGAACTCGACTTTGTCTACGATTTCGACAAAGCAATCAGCAGATTATCACGCGATCCACTTATCTATATACGACCAGAAGAAAAACTAGTGAAAATTCCACTGGAAAATTCCGTCGCAACTTTAAAAAGTATCGGTACATTTGAACAACCAGCATTTGAACTCTCTGGAAACTTAACAGAAGAAGACATTGCACGAGTAAAATCAATTTTCCATTTTGATCGGTCGCTGGATCCAATTCATGCACATTTTCGCAACACGAATTTAGCAGAAGTGTTCGACCAACACAGAGGAACTCCTATCGTCAAAGAATTTTCGCTTTATGCAACGTTAATGAAAAGCATTATCCATCAACAATTAAATTTAGCATTTGCACATACGTTAACGACGCGATTTGTCGAGAATTACGGTACGCAAAAAGAAGGCGTTTGGTTGTACCCGACTCCAGAACGGACAGCAGAAATTCCCGTGGAAGAATTACGAGCACTTCAGTTTAGCCAACGAAAAGCGGAGTATGTCATTGACGTCTCAAAAGCAATTGCGAGCGGCACGATTGAATTAGATACGATGGAACAATTACCGGATGAAGAAATTGTGGAGACACTGGTGAAGCTTCGAGGAATCGGTCCATGGACAGCTGGGAGTTTTCTACTCTTCGGGTTGGGACGTCCGAATTTATTCCCAGTGGCAGATGTTGGTTTACAAAACGCGTTAAAGAAATTATGGAAGTTAGAACAAAAACCTACGGCAGAAGAAATGCAAGCTCACTTTCCGGAGTGGGAGCCGTATTTAAGTTATGCATCGCTTTACTTATGGCGAACTATCGAATAA
- a CDS encoding aldehyde dehydrogenase: MLFTASDVENMITKQKNYFYTGATKSVEFRKASLLKLRVSIQNHEEAILDALHQDLGKSGFESYGTEIGIVYDSISYMLKNVEEWMKPESVSTPITLMPAKSFIIREPYGSVLIIGPFNYPFQLVMEPLLGAIVGGNCAIVKPSESTPTVVKVIRSIIESTFEPHYIQVVEGERDETSALIHAPFDYIFFTGSVGVGKIVMRAASERLTPITLELGGKSPAVVDHTAKLAVAADRIVWGKFVNAGQTCVAPDYVLVHRSVKEKFIKELKRAIHEFYGSDVQQSPDYGRIVNEKQLKRLKEIIELESYGRVYGGKVDEADLYIEPTIIEEASWSGAAMEDEIFGPILPILVFDHLPEAIDKIRKLPKPLAAYFFSENDGAISYFLDELSFGGGCINDTLTHVGNTRLPFGGVGQSGMNAYHGKYSFETFTHAKSIVQKGTKFPLKVLFPPYGNKLGLIRKVMK, from the coding sequence ATGCTATTTACAGCTTCAGATGTTGAAAACATGATCACCAAGCAAAAAAACTATTTTTATACAGGTGCCACAAAATCAGTGGAGTTTCGTAAAGCTAGTTTGCTCAAATTACGTGTATCTATCCAAAATCATGAGGAAGCGATTTTGGACGCACTGCACCAAGATTTAGGAAAAAGCGGTTTTGAATCTTATGGAACAGAAATTGGCATTGTGTACGACAGCATTTCTTACATGCTAAAAAATGTTGAAGAGTGGATGAAACCAGAATCAGTGAGTACGCCGATTACGCTCATGCCTGCTAAAAGCTTTATTATCCGTGAACCATATGGAAGTGTTTTAATAATTGGTCCATTCAATTACCCGTTCCAACTGGTGATGGAACCATTGTTAGGGGCAATTGTTGGTGGGAACTGTGCCATCGTCAAACCTTCTGAATCGACACCAACTGTCGTAAAAGTGATACGCAGTATTATCGAGTCAACGTTTGAACCTCATTACATACAAGTAGTAGAGGGTGAGCGAGACGAAACTAGTGCACTTATTCATGCACCTTTTGATTATATTTTCTTTACTGGAAGTGTTGGGGTCGGAAAAATAGTCATGAGAGCGGCATCGGAACGACTTACACCTATCACGCTAGAATTAGGTGGGAAAAGTCCAGCAGTCGTTGATCACACAGCAAAATTAGCAGTCGCTGCGGATCGAATCGTGTGGGGGAAATTTGTGAATGCTGGACAAACATGTGTCGCTCCGGATTACGTACTCGTCCATCGATCGGTCAAAGAAAAGTTTATCAAAGAATTAAAACGAGCAATTCACGAATTTTATGGAAGCGACGTCCAACAAAGTCCGGATTACGGCCGTATTGTAAATGAAAAACAACTCAAACGACTAAAAGAAATTATTGAGTTAGAATCGTATGGTCGCGTTTACGGTGGAAAAGTGGACGAAGCGGATTTATACATTGAACCAACCATCATCGAAGAAGCATCTTGGTCTGGAGCCGCAATGGAAGATGAAATCTTTGGGCCAATTCTTCCCATATTAGTATTTGACCATTTACCAGAAGCAATCGACAAGATTCGGAAATTACCGAAACCACTCGCTGCGTATTTCTTCTCGGAAAACGACGGGGCGATCTCGTATTTCTTAGACGAATTATCGTTTGGCGGAGGATGTATTAACGATACCCTTACACACGTCGGAAACACACGACTGCCATTTGGTGGTGTCGGACAATCAGGCATGAATGCATACCACGGCAAATATAGCTTTGAAACGTTTACTCATGCCAAATCAATCGTCCAAAAAGGAACGAAATTTCCACTCAAAGTATTGTTCCCACCATACGGGAATAAATTAGGATTAATTCGCAAAGTGATGAAATAG
- a CDS encoding IDEAL domain-containing protein: MDKYYSYTDFLKAMSRSHTPTEAEKLLNDIYMDLFLNHVHREQRKEKLTELIDLSLDEHDEVAFLKYTHELEILHQQASYY; this comes from the coding sequence GTGGATAAGTATTATTCCTACACAGATTTCTTGAAAGCGATGAGTCGAAGCCACACGCCAACTGAAGCTGAGAAGTTATTGAATGATATTTATATGGATTTGTTTTTGAACCATGTGCATCGGGAACAACGAAAAGAGAAGTTAACAGAACTAATCGACCTGTCGTTGGACGAACACGATGAAGTTGCTTTTCTAAAGTACACACATGAATTAGAGATACTTCATCAACAAGCCTCTTATTATTAG
- a CDS encoding MDR family MFS transporter, with translation MKIKDWDKSLKVRLFGEALINITFWMFFPFLAIYFAEELGRATAGALLIISQVFSVIANLVGGYAADTFGRKRMMVVASIGQSLAMVLFAFANSPVYESAILGFVAFTIASVFGSFYWPASQAMVADVVPEEHRSDVFAVFYTSINIAVVIGPILGGIFFFTYRFELLLVAAAFSLLLGWILYKFTTESLPASADKLPTDTSRGAMHAIKTQVKDYGVILQDKVFLLFIVAGVLSAQTFMQMDLLLPVFIKDVMPETVVSILDWDFNLTGELAFSMIISENGFLVALLTVAITRFVVRYSERNVFIVSSILYAVGMLVFAMFNMFFMFIIAMFIFTLGELLVVGIQQSFISKLAPEHMRGQYFAAASLRYTIGRTIAPISIPLTVWIGYNWTFGLIIVLQLLAALTYYWMFHLFAQKKAASTL, from the coding sequence ATGAAAATCAAAGATTGGGATAAAAGTTTAAAAGTAAGGTTATTTGGTGAAGCACTGATTAACATTACCTTTTGGATGTTCTTTCCGTTCCTTGCGATTTACTTCGCAGAAGAACTCGGAAGGGCAACCGCTGGTGCACTACTGATTATTTCGCAAGTATTTTCGGTTATTGCGAATTTAGTAGGGGGCTATGCTGCAGATACCTTCGGACGTAAACGAATGATGGTTGTCGCATCGATTGGGCAAAGCCTTGCGATGGTATTGTTCGCGTTTGCAAATTCGCCTGTCTACGAGTCGGCAATTTTAGGTTTCGTCGCCTTTACAATTGCGAGCGTATTCGGCTCCTTTTACTGGCCAGCAAGTCAAGCGATGGTTGCAGATGTGGTACCAGAAGAGCATCGGAGTGATGTCTTCGCAGTTTTTTATACGTCCATTAATATCGCGGTCGTTATCGGACCGATATTAGGTGGAATCTTCTTCTTCACGTACCGATTTGAGTTGTTATTAGTAGCGGCAGCATTTAGTTTGTTATTAGGATGGATATTATATAAATTTACAACGGAGTCCTTACCAGCATCTGCCGATAAGCTGCCGACTGACACGAGTCGCGGAGCAATGCATGCGATAAAAACACAGGTGAAAGATTACGGTGTCATTTTACAAGACAAAGTTTTCTTGCTGTTTATCGTGGCGGGGGTTTTAAGTGCACAAACGTTCATGCAAATGGATTTGTTACTACCGGTATTTATCAAAGATGTCATGCCAGAAACAGTTGTTTCCATCTTGGATTGGGATTTTAACTTAACAGGCGAATTGGCATTCAGTATGATTATTTCGGAAAATGGTTTTTTAGTCGCTTTACTAACGGTAGCTATTACACGATTTGTCGTGCGCTATAGTGAGCGCAATGTTTTCATCGTTTCTTCCATCTTATATGCAGTTGGAATGCTCGTTTTTGCCATGTTCAACATGTTCTTTATGTTCATTATCGCGATGTTTATCTTCACGCTCGGGGAATTACTCGTTGTCGGAATTCAGCAGAGCTTCATTTCCAAATTAGCACCGGAGCATATGCGAGGACAATACTTCGCCGCAGCGAGTCTTCGTTATACGATTGGTCGAACGATCGCACCAATTTCCATCCCATTAACCGTGTGGATTGGGTACAACTGGACGTTCGGACTAATTATTGTGCTTCAACTTCTTGCGGCACTTACGTATTACTGGATGTTCCATTTATTTGCACAGAAAAAGGCAGCTTCTACTCTTTAA
- a CDS encoding spore coat protein CotJB, producing the protein MTEEQRSALYQVQVADFIMLEWVLYLHTHPDDLEAKEKWQDATMQATEARCAYEAQYGPLINGTLECTTATPWPWHV; encoded by the coding sequence ATGACGGAGGAACAACGAAGTGCTTTGTACCAAGTGCAGGTAGCTGATTTTATCATGCTGGAGTGGGTTCTCTATTTGCATACGCATCCAGACGATCTAGAAGCAAAAGAAAAATGGCAAGATGCAACGATGCAAGCAACTGAAGCGCGCTGTGCCTATGAAGCGCAATATGGTCCACTGATTAATGGCACATTAGAATGTACGACCGCAACACCTTGGCCATGGCATGTTTAA